One stretch of Anabas testudineus chromosome 24, fAnaTes1.2, whole genome shotgun sequence DNA includes these proteins:
- the allc gene encoding allantoicase: MAERKAAVKAAAEPDFLQFNDLACEGVGGKVIFATDEWFAPASNLLKKEQPQFIASAFTDFGKWMDGWETRRKRIPGHDWCIIELGVPGLIYGFDVDTSFFTGNHSPHVSIQAGCLDHPPRFTLEGDRIGMAASDTQLAAVARLGSEAWPELVSVSELKPGYSDCCHNYFKVNFNHRVTHVRLNMYPDGGIARLRVYGIGQRDWSSVSNQDVDLVALTNGGVCLGYSDAHFGHPRNMIGLGRADNMADGWETARRLDRPKKLKVDQQGILQVPGWEWAVFRLSRPGVIIRIEVDTNHFKGNFPDSCRIEACTLTPDEEAQCIRTKWSSGKWQVLLPPQKLRPHHRHHYSEADLTLSCPVTHVRLIIAPDGGVSRLRLWGRPTKTMAAQTGQHMPASRL; the protein is encoded by the exons GTAATTTTTGCTACAGACGAATGGTTCGCTCCTGCTTCCAACCTGCTAAAG AAAGAGCAGCCACAGTTCATCGCCTCTGCTTTCACTGATTTTGGAAAGTGGATGGACGGATGGGAGACGAGGAGGAAGAGAATACCTG gTCACGACTGGTGCATCATCGAGCTTGGTGTACCAGGGCTGATTTACGGCTTCGATGTTGACACTTCCTTCTTTACTGGAAACCACTCCCCGCACGTCTCCATCCAGGCCGGCTGTCTGG ACCATCCGCCCAGGTTCACCCTGGAAGGAGACCGAATCGGCATGGCTGCCTCGGACACTCAGCTTGCTGCTGTTGCCAGG CTGGGCTCGGAGGCGTGGCCGGAGCTGGTGAGTGTGTCGGAGCTGAAGCCTGGATACTCCGACTGCTGCCATAACTACTTCAAGGTCAACTTCAACCACAGAGTCACACACGTGCGCCTCAACATGTAcccag ATGGAGGGATAGCCCGACTGCGAGTGTACGGCATTGGGCAGAGAGACTGGTCATCTGTCTCCAACCAGGATGTTGACCTGGTGGCTCTGACCAATGGGGGAGTCTGTCTTGGCTACAGCGATGCCCACTTTGGACATCCACGCAACATGATCG gtCTTGGTCGTGCTGACAACATGGCTGACGGATGGGAAACTGCCCGCAGACTGGACAGACCTAAGAAACTTAag GTGGACCAGCAGGGGATCCTGCAGGTTCCTGGCTGGGAGTGGGCTGTGTTTCGTCTGAGTCGTCCTGGTGTGATCATCAGAATCGAGGTCGACACTAATCACTTCAAAG GTAACTTCCCTGACTCCTGCAGGATTGAGGCCTGCACTTTGACCCCTGATGAGGAAGCTCAGTGCATCAGGACCAAGTGGAGTTCTGGAAAGTGGCAggttcttcttcctccacagaAA cttcGTCCTCACCACAGACATCACTACAGCGAGGCGGATCTGACTCTGAGCTGCCCGGTCACTCATGTCCGTCTCATCATCGCCCCTGATGGAGGTGTCAGCCGACTGCGGTTGTGGGGTCGACCCACAAAGACCATGGCAGCTCAAACCGGTCAGCACATGCCAGCATCCAGACTGTGA